From a single Fuerstiella sp. genomic region:
- the sthA gene encoding Si-specific NAD(P)(+) transhydrogenase encodes MSRYSFDVVVIGTGPGGEGAAMQATKLGRRVAVVERLDCIGGNCTHRATIPSKALRFAVQQLTTMHQTPQVDTEVQSEARSFPVLRKSAASVIAQQVRVRQGFYDRNEVPVFGGHARLTDEHTIDVEDDLGGKRTIQADSIVIATGSRPWRPDNIDFTHPRIRDSDTILQIPETPRSLSIYGAGVIGCEYASIFRNIGVKVNLINTRDQLLSFLDDEIIDALSYHLRECGVIIRHGEAIGRVETVEDGVITHLISGKQIKTDYLLWAAGRTGNTNDLGLFNVGITPNSRGQLEVDEHFHTGTANIYAVGDVIGPPALASAAYVQGRYAAHHLISGQCDRALIADIPTGIYTSPEISSLGRTERELTEAEIPYEVGHATFRSLARAQITGQTVGMLKLLFHRETLQLLGIHCFGANASEIIHIGQAVMSQPGDNNTLEYFVNSTFNYPTMAEAYRVAALNGLNRLF; translated from the coding sequence TTGAGCCGATATTCATTCGATGTTGTGGTAATCGGAACCGGTCCGGGCGGCGAGGGTGCCGCAATGCAGGCCACAAAGCTGGGCCGCCGTGTTGCTGTTGTCGAGCGACTCGACTGCATTGGCGGAAACTGCACTCATCGAGCCACAATTCCAAGCAAGGCGCTGCGATTCGCTGTTCAGCAATTAACGACGATGCATCAGACGCCGCAGGTGGATACGGAAGTGCAGTCAGAGGCTCGTTCCTTTCCCGTTCTGCGCAAGTCGGCAGCCTCTGTCATTGCACAACAGGTTCGGGTACGACAGGGATTCTACGATCGTAACGAAGTACCGGTCTTTGGAGGTCACGCCCGGCTGACCGACGAACACACGATTGATGTGGAAGACGATCTGGGTGGTAAACGAACGATTCAAGCCGATTCCATCGTCATCGCCACCGGTTCCCGTCCGTGGCGACCGGACAATATCGATTTTACGCATCCGCGTATCCGCGACAGCGACACGATCCTGCAGATCCCGGAAACACCGCGCAGTCTCAGTATCTACGGAGCAGGTGTCATCGGCTGCGAATATGCTTCAATCTTTCGAAACATCGGTGTGAAGGTCAATCTGATCAATACCCGTGACCAGCTGCTTTCGTTTCTGGATGATGAAATCATTGATGCACTCAGTTACCACCTGCGTGAATGCGGGGTCATCATTCGACACGGAGAAGCGATTGGACGTGTGGAGACGGTTGAAGATGGTGTGATCACTCATCTGATCTCGGGAAAGCAGATTAAGACGGACTATCTGCTGTGGGCAGCCGGACGTACGGGTAATACAAATGATCTGGGATTGTTTAACGTCGGTATCACGCCAAACAGTCGCGGTCAGCTGGAAGTGGATGAGCATTTTCACACCGGGACAGCAAACATTTATGCGGTGGGTGATGTGATCGGTCCCCCCGCTCTGGCCAGTGCTGCCTATGTTCAGGGACGCTATGCCGCTCATCATCTGATCAGCGGACAATGCGATCGCGCATTAATTGCAGACATTCCCACAGGTATTTATACCAGTCCGGAAATCAGCTCGCTGGGACGCACGGAACGTGAACTGACCGAAGCGGAAATTCCGTACGAGGTCGGACATGCAACATTCCGCAGCCTCGCCCGTGCTCAGATCACCGGTCAGACGGTGGGAATGCTCAAGCTGTTGTTCCATCGCGAAACGCTGCAGTTGCTGGGTATCCACTGTTTCGGAGCCAACGCATCCGAAATCATCCACATTGGCCAGGCCGTCATGTCTCAGCCTGGAGACAACAACACACTTGAGTACTTCGTCAATTCCACCTTTAATTATCCCACAATGGCCGAAGCCTATCGTGTCGCTGCGCTCAACGGACTGAATCGGCTGTTCTGA
- a CDS encoding CTP synthase, whose translation MTQHIFVTGGVVSSLGKGLTSASIGMLLERRGLTVRMQKLDPYINVDPGTMSPYQHGEVYVLDDGSETDLDLGHYERFTSSPLNRDSNYTTGQIYQTVIEKERRGEYLGGTVQVVPHITDEIKRCIRKLASPDVDIVITELGGTVGDIEGLPFLEAIRQIPLDVGKENCLFIHLTLVPYLKAAREAKTKPTQHSVQQLREIGIQPDILICRTERAIGREHTDKIALFCNVETRAVIEEIDKEYSIYEVPVGLVEHQLDELIVEKLNITAGPLELEDYHDLVHRIRNPRHEVKIAVVGKYIDHRDAYKSIYESLDHAGFHHSTRIIVKRIESEELERQGADALLAGIDGVLVPGGFGMRGIEGKIQAVQYARENNIPFFGICLGMQCAVVEFARNVMHLNDANSSEFERDTQHPVICLLDEQEGVVAKGGTMRLGAQPCLLAEGSRSAEAYGTGEVNERHRHRYEFNSEYREKFIHAGMTPVGTSPDGTLVEVVEVPDHPWFVAVQYHPEFRSQPNSPHPLFTGFVGAALNIRQHSSRRLVQ comes from the coding sequence ATGACTCAGCATATTTTTGTGACCGGTGGCGTTGTCAGTTCACTTGGCAAAGGACTTACCTCTGCCTCCATCGGTATGCTGCTGGAACGACGCGGGCTTACAGTCCGTATGCAAAAACTGGATCCGTATATTAACGTCGATCCAGGCACGATGAGTCCCTACCAGCACGGCGAAGTTTATGTACTGGATGACGGTTCTGAGACAGACCTGGATCTGGGACATTACGAACGTTTTACATCCAGCCCGCTGAATCGTGATTCGAACTATACCACCGGGCAGATCTATCAGACGGTGATCGAGAAAGAACGTCGAGGAGAATATCTGGGTGGCACCGTTCAGGTTGTTCCACATATCACTGATGAGATCAAACGCTGTATCCGTAAACTCGCCTCTCCGGACGTTGATATCGTCATCACCGAACTGGGAGGAACCGTCGGTGATATTGAAGGCCTGCCGTTCCTGGAAGCAATCCGTCAGATTCCGCTTGATGTGGGGAAGGAAAACTGCCTGTTCATCCACCTGACTCTGGTGCCTTATCTGAAAGCAGCCCGCGAAGCAAAGACCAAACCTACGCAACACAGTGTTCAACAGCTTCGTGAAATCGGAATCCAGCCTGATATTCTGATATGTCGTACAGAGCGGGCCATCGGTCGCGAACATACCGACAAGATCGCGCTATTTTGCAACGTGGAAACACGAGCTGTCATCGAAGAAATCGACAAGGAATATTCGATTTATGAAGTCCCCGTCGGCCTGGTTGAGCATCAGCTGGATGAATTAATCGTTGAGAAACTCAACATTACCGCCGGTCCGCTGGAACTGGAAGATTACCACGACCTGGTTCACCGCATTCGGAATCCACGACACGAAGTTAAAATCGCAGTCGTTGGTAAGTACATCGATCACCGTGACGCTTACAAATCAATTTACGAATCCCTGGATCATGCCGGGTTTCACCATTCTACTCGCATTATCGTAAAACGTATCGAATCGGAAGAGCTGGAGCGACAGGGGGCCGACGCTCTTCTTGCCGGTATTGACGGTGTCCTGGTGCCAGGCGGATTTGGGATGCGGGGCATCGAAGGCAAGATTCAGGCGGTTCAGTACGCCCGCGAAAACAACATCCCGTTTTTCGGGATTTGTCTGGGGATGCAGTGTGCTGTAGTGGAATTTGCACGCAATGTCATGCATCTGAACGACGCCAACAGCAGTGAATTTGAACGTGATACTCAACACCCGGTCATCTGTCTGCTGGATGAACAGGAGGGCGTGGTTGCCAAGGGAGGAACCATGCGGCTTGGTGCACAACCCTGTTTGCTGGCAGAGGGATCACGGTCCGCCGAAGCGTACGGAACCGGCGAAGTGAATGAACGACACCGACATCGTTACGAATTTAACAGCGAATATCGTGAAAAATTCATTCACGCCGGAATGACACCGGTCGGAACCAGTCCGGACGGAACATTGGTAGAAGTGGTGGAAGTACCGGATCATCCGTGGTTCGTTGCAGTACAGTATCATCCGGAATTCCGGTCACAACCCAACAGTCCGCATCCACTGTTTACCGGATTCGTGGGAGCCGCACTCAACATACGTCAGCACAGTTCCCGTCGTCTGGTCCAATAG
- a CDS encoding aquaporin, with translation MNKKYTAEAIGTFCLVFAGTGAIIVNDVSEQTITHVGIALTFGLVVMAMIYAVGDVSGAHINPAVTIAFCLTNRFHVRDVVPYLIAQLSGAVAASALLRMLFPDHPYLGATLPAGAWWQTFVFEVVLTFILMFVILNVSTGAKEKGIMAGAAIGGVVALEAMFAGPICGASMNPARSIAPAIVSGNLNHLWIYIAAPVFGAALAVPGCRCVQPAGCCDGDTSATDTVCENTSST, from the coding sequence ATGAATAAGAAGTACACAGCTGAGGCCATTGGTACATTCTGTCTGGTGTTTGCCGGGACCGGTGCAATCATCGTCAACGATGTCTCTGAGCAAACAATCACTCATGTGGGGATTGCGCTGACGTTCGGACTGGTCGTGATGGCCATGATTTACGCAGTCGGCGACGTGTCGGGAGCGCACATCAATCCGGCCGTCACAATCGCCTTCTGCCTCACAAATCGTTTTCACGTTCGTGACGTTGTTCCGTATTTGATCGCTCAACTGAGCGGAGCGGTGGCCGCCAGTGCCCTGCTGAGAATGCTGTTTCCTGATCATCCCTATCTGGGAGCGACATTGCCGGCCGGAGCGTGGTGGCAGACGTTTGTCTTTGAAGTTGTGCTCACATTCATACTGATGTTCGTGATCCTGAACGTATCGACCGGAGCCAAAGAGAAGGGGATCATGGCCGGGGCAGCGATCGGAGGCGTGGTTGCTCTGGAAGCGATGTTTGCTGGACCGATCTGCGGCGCCTCCATGAATCCCGCACGGTCAATTGCTCCGGCAATCGTCAGCGGCAACCTGAACCATCTCTGGATTTACATTGCCGCGCCGGTGTTTGGCGCGGCGCTGGCCGTACCCGGTTGCCGCTGCGTGCAGCCTGCCGGTTGCTGTGACGGCGATACGTCTGCCACAGACACCGTCTGTGAAAATACTTCATCAACCTGA
- a CDS encoding VCBS repeat-containing protein: MMQYLPALYVSAWIAVLPVQQLVGGESQLVHSSFEDFAAGTPGDGGVNLYVAKAGRIEMINRLDLNNDGYLDLFISNDHNHVEGADVLVYWGSSQGPRSLMPPIPEQLPRLKLLDEIRSRQEAATRLPSDGGGRSILADLNNDGYEEIIFCNFKHNYTINSGALIYWNERGGFDPKKRTELPTLLAGGVVATDFNQDGFVDLAFANRGNFEHLSMVKPHGHLESYVYWNGPTGFDAKRRTSVPTVTAVDCVAGDLNGDGYPELIFANNNLQQKSLYLYWGSADGFSRQRRETWKSRDPGSLYLADLDRDKHPDLVVVHKSGEAELLRGTARGFERSAWLTLATQRATRCAAGDLNGDGFPELVFADAGTPSRQVSLVYWGSEEGYREMHRTELPTLEPSDVVLADFNRDGQTDIAFSNTSDAKTLDVNSYIYWNGPEGFTVADRSEVIGFSPSGANAADLDQDGHQDLVLASHISGTDSRAGIDSFIYWGNVRHRYSTSSMTTLPDCAALGIADLNQDGYVDVIGGYQGVIHYGGHDGFESQRIRPSGKLEGQGVGIADLNRDGYLDLVMPEGFRPLYSEAGQEIESTRGEIVWGSRDGFNPGNTTVLRLQTHFSQSVNIADLNRDGFLDLIFPGLETGLTHIFWGAPDGMYTNDRETTLKAHNASTIEIADLNSDGWLDLIFGGGWDINNGARPTKFASILWGGADGYSKERSLRLETFNSLEASVADLNKDGHLDIVFTNYHAYFTRRIPALIYWGGADKSYSEARRTLLPAESSSALTIADFNKDSWLDLFICNHVIQGDHTVGSNIFWGGPEGYTAARRQWVPSFGPHFGVGRDIGNIYDRRLAEQYVSAPLYCPQGKSPNRLSWKAQTPHGTGIKFQTRTAVSRQALEQELFQGPAGSDSYFRKPDVELKTPDGHRWVQYRVVFTTPDGGNTPSLEEVTIGLRR; encoded by the coding sequence ATGATGCAATATCTACCCGCGCTTTATGTGTCCGCATGGATTGCAGTCCTCCCCGTCCAGCAGTTAGTGGGTGGTGAGTCGCAGTTGGTCCACTCGAGCTTTGAAGATTTTGCGGCCGGCACACCTGGCGATGGCGGCGTGAATCTGTACGTTGCGAAAGCCGGACGTATCGAGATGATCAACCGTCTTGACTTGAACAATGACGGCTACCTGGACTTGTTTATTTCCAATGATCATAACCACGTTGAAGGTGCTGATGTATTGGTCTACTGGGGCAGCAGTCAGGGTCCCCGCTCCCTGATGCCGCCCATTCCTGAACAATTGCCGCGGCTAAAACTTCTCGATGAAATTCGCAGTCGGCAGGAGGCTGCGACCCGGCTGCCCAGCGACGGCGGAGGCCGATCGATTCTGGCAGACCTTAATAACGATGGCTATGAAGAGATCATCTTCTGCAATTTTAAGCACAATTACACGATCAATTCCGGTGCACTGATTTACTGGAATGAAAGGGGGGGGTTCGATCCGAAAAAACGGACCGAATTGCCAACGCTGCTGGCGGGGGGCGTTGTGGCAACAGACTTTAACCAAGATGGATTTGTCGACCTGGCCTTTGCCAACCGGGGGAATTTTGAGCATCTGTCTATGGTCAAGCCCCACGGACATCTCGAATCGTACGTGTACTGGAACGGTCCCACCGGTTTTGACGCGAAACGTCGTACGTCGGTTCCGACCGTCACCGCAGTCGACTGCGTGGCCGGAGATCTCAACGGCGATGGCTACCCGGAACTTATCTTTGCGAACAACAATTTGCAGCAGAAGAGTCTTTATCTTTACTGGGGAAGCGCCGACGGATTTTCCAGACAAAGACGCGAAACATGGAAGTCAAGAGATCCCGGGTCGCTGTATCTTGCCGACCTCGACCGTGACAAACATCCGGATCTGGTCGTCGTTCACAAAAGCGGCGAAGCTGAACTGCTTCGAGGCACCGCTCGAGGATTTGAACGGTCTGCCTGGCTGACACTGGCCACTCAGCGGGCAACACGCTGTGCTGCCGGTGATCTGAACGGAGACGGTTTTCCGGAACTTGTGTTCGCTGATGCCGGGACGCCGTCCCGGCAGGTTTCGTTGGTCTACTGGGGAAGTGAGGAAGGGTATCGGGAGATGCACCGGACGGAACTACCGACATTGGAACCGAGCGACGTCGTGCTGGCTGACTTCAATCGTGATGGCCAGACCGACATCGCTTTTTCGAATACATCCGACGCGAAAACGCTCGATGTTAACTCGTACATCTACTGGAATGGTCCGGAGGGCTTCACAGTTGCTGACCGCAGCGAAGTTATCGGATTTTCACCCAGCGGTGCCAACGCTGCGGACCTGGACCAGGACGGCCATCAGGATCTTGTCCTTGCCAGTCATATCAGCGGGACTGATTCTCGAGCCGGTATCGATTCGTTCATCTATTGGGGAAACGTTCGTCATCGCTATTCGACTTCGTCGATGACAACCCTGCCCGACTGTGCGGCACTGGGGATCGCCGATTTAAACCAGGACGGATATGTCGACGTGATCGGCGGCTATCAGGGAGTGATCCATTACGGGGGGCATGACGGGTTTGAGTCTCAGCGGATCAGGCCCTCCGGCAAATTGGAAGGACAGGGGGTAGGGATCGCTGATCTCAACCGTGACGGCTACCTTGATCTCGTAATGCCGGAAGGGTTCAGGCCGTTGTACTCTGAGGCGGGGCAGGAAATCGAATCGACGCGCGGCGAGATCGTTTGGGGGTCCAGGGACGGTTTCAATCCCGGCAACACCACCGTGCTCAGGTTACAGACGCATTTCAGTCAAAGTGTTAACATTGCAGACCTGAACAGGGACGGGTTTCTCGATCTGATATTTCCGGGACTGGAGACAGGCCTCACACACATTTTCTGGGGTGCTCCTGATGGAATGTACACCAATGATCGTGAGACAACTTTAAAGGCCCACAATGCCTCGACTATCGAGATCGCCGACTTAAACAGCGACGGTTGGCTGGACCTGATTTTCGGCGGGGGATGGGATATCAATAACGGAGCGCGGCCGACCAAATTTGCTTCCATTCTGTGGGGGGGGGCTGACGGTTATTCAAAGGAGAGGTCACTCCGACTGGAAACATTTAATTCCTTAGAAGCATCGGTGGCAGATCTGAATAAGGACGGCCATCTGGATATTGTGTTCACGAATTACCATGCGTATTTCACCCGCCGAATTCCAGCGCTGATTTATTGGGGGGGGGCTGACAAATCATACAGCGAAGCAAGACGAACACTCCTGCCGGCCGAATCATCCAGCGCATTAACAATTGCCGATTTTAATAAGGACAGTTGGCTGGATCTGTTCATCTGCAACCATGTGATCCAGGGGGACCATACCGTCGGATCAAACATCTTCTGGGGCGGCCCGGAAGGATACACCGCTGCACGTCGACAATGGGTGCCGAGCTTTGGTCCCCACTTTGGCGTCGGCAGAGATATCGGCAACATCTACGATCGTCGTCTTGCCGAGCAGTATGTTTCAGCGCCGCTCTACTGTCCGCAAGGAAAGTCCCCTAATCGCCTCAGCTGGAAAGCGCAAACCCCGCACGGAACGGGCATCAAGTTTCAAACTCGCACCGCTGTCTCCCGTCAGGCCCTCGAACAGGAACTGTTTCAGGGGCCCGCCGGATCGGACAGTTACTTCCGGAAACCAGATGTGGAACTGAAAACACCCGACGGGCATCGCTGGGTTCAGTATCGCGTCGTCTTTACGACTCCTGATGGTGGGAACACCCCGAGTTTGGAAGAAGTGACCATTGGTCTTCGCAGGTAA
- a CDS encoding FAD-dependent oxidoreductase, protein MVHQPWPEKRVRIAVIGSGISGLVCARLMMRDHQVSVFEADSRIGGHSNTVSVPVDDTVHHIDTGFIVYNDKTYPVFSSILDDLGVRTQPTSMSFSVRCDRTGLEYNGTSLNGLFAQRRNLVRPSFLKMLRDIHRFNQQGPRDCHTVSPELTVATYLAERGYSRQFAEQYLLPMGAAIWSCPCRDFAQFPIRFILEFYVHHGLLSLRDRPVWRIVQGGSREYVRRLSAPFEHRIQLNCPVSSVHRAMDHVTVCHRNGQEKFDEIVFACHSDQALRLLSDADQLETELLSAFPYSSNTAVLHTDETVLPVRRRAWASWNYHIARQDSVRPAVTYNMNILQHIQSPHTFCVTLNEQHLIDPGKVLAEFRYSHPQFTTQRTSVQQRHPEVIRHRRTSFCGAYWRNGFHEDGVLSALAVCRQFGISGWTADTEASPSIVRRHNISPVDSSNATSPGDA, encoded by the coding sequence GTGGTACATCAACCGTGGCCGGAGAAACGTGTGCGTATTGCTGTGATCGGATCGGGGATCTCCGGCCTTGTGTGCGCTCGCCTGATGATGCGGGACCACCAGGTCTCTGTATTTGAAGCCGATTCCCGAATCGGTGGTCACTCCAATACGGTTTCGGTGCCAGTAGACGACACGGTTCATCACATCGACACGGGATTCATCGTCTACAACGATAAGACCTATCCTGTTTTCTCAAGCATTCTCGACGACCTGGGTGTCAGAACGCAGCCCACGTCAATGAGTTTCAGCGTCCGCTGCGACCGAACGGGACTGGAATACAATGGTACGTCGCTAAACGGACTTTTTGCTCAGCGACGGAATCTGGTCCGCCCGTCGTTCCTCAAAATGCTGCGGGACATTCACCGCTTTAACCAACAGGGCCCTCGCGACTGCCACACTGTGTCACCCGAACTGACCGTGGCCACCTATCTTGCTGAACGAGGTTACTCCAGGCAGTTCGCTGAACAGTACCTGCTGCCAATGGGAGCCGCTATTTGGTCCTGTCCGTGTCGAGATTTTGCTCAGTTCCCAATCCGTTTTATCCTCGAATTCTACGTTCATCACGGATTACTCAGCCTGAGAGATCGTCCGGTGTGGCGAATCGTTCAGGGCGGGTCGCGGGAATATGTGCGACGCCTGTCAGCCCCTTTTGAACACCGAATTCAGCTGAATTGCCCGGTGTCGTCGGTTCATCGCGCCATGGACCATGTGACCGTCTGTCACCGCAACGGTCAGGAAAAGTTCGACGAAATCGTGTTCGCCTGCCACAGTGACCAGGCTCTTCGCCTGCTGAGCGACGCTGATCAGCTGGAGACAGAACTGCTTTCTGCCTTTCCTTACAGTTCCAATACTGCTGTCCTTCACACAGACGAAACAGTCCTTCCAGTCAGAAGACGTGCCTGGGCCAGCTGGAATTACCACATTGCCAGACAGGATTCCGTCCGTCCTGCTGTGACGTACAATATGAACATCCTGCAGCACATTCAGTCCCCACATACATTTTGCGTCACACTCAATGAACAACACCTGATTGACCCCGGAAAGGTTCTGGCAGAGTTCCGCTACTCACATCCACAATTCACCACGCAGCGCACGTCTGTCCAGCAACGTCATCCCGAAGTGATTCGTCATCGAAGGACATCGTTCTGCGGTGCTTATTGGCGCAACGGATTTCATGAAGACGGAGTGCTCAGCGCCTTGGCGGTTTGCAGACAATTCGGAATCTCCGGCTGGACCGCGGATACGGAAGCATCGCCGTCGATTGTCCGACGCCACAACATCTCGCCCGTGGATTCGTCTAACGCCACATCTCCGGGAGATGCTTAA
- a CDS encoding arsenate reductase ArsC: MKRVLILCTGNSCRSQMAEALWEHLGKDDWQSESAGSKPSGYVHRLAILAIAELNIDISGNTSKSLDPFRDQSFDLVITVCDNAKELCPVFHGATQTLHWPFDDPADAGGTDEDKMKVFRRVRDEIRCAIQQYLDSGNGPCLASPDAKSISQGITESPIG, from the coding sequence ATGAAACGTGTCCTGATCCTCTGCACCGGAAATTCCTGCCGCTCTCAGATGGCTGAAGCGCTATGGGAACACCTTGGGAAGGATGACTGGCAGTCCGAGTCGGCCGGCTCGAAGCCGTCCGGGTATGTACACCGTCTGGCCATTCTCGCGATTGCCGAACTGAACATCGACATCTCCGGGAACACAAGCAAATCACTGGATCCGTTCCGGGACCAGTCATTTGATCTGGTGATCACCGTTTGTGACAACGCCAAAGAGTTGTGTCCGGTCTTTCACGGAGCAACGCAGACCCTGCACTGGCCGTTTGACGACCCGGCAGACGCCGGCGGTACCGACGAAGATAAGATGAAAGTTTTTCGTCGTGTACGCGATGAAATCAGGTGCGCAATTCAGCAGTATCTGGACAGCGGCAACGGACCTTGCTTAGCGAGTCCTGATGCGAAGTCGATTTCTCAGGGAATCACCGAATCCCCGATCGGTTGA
- a CDS encoding redoxin domain-containing protein, translating to MNTTYQPRPWMSPLLIGAGLYNLLWALIAIVIPNRMLGWLGVETTAVSVHFWQCIGMIVGVYGIGYLIAARGPYRHWPVTLVGLLGKIFGPIGFAFGVAGGTLPASLGWTIVTNDLVWLIPFAMILWGAVRYHQAMSSAYDMPEADDPIRELSTNDGRRLDDLADQQPQLVVFLRDTGCMFCREALADISAQRTQIEAAGCGIVLVYPGEDDPNHVFSGYNMHDVPRISDPSLRLYRQFGLELGAFAELLGLRVLVRGLFAGLLHGHGIIRRNTFQMPGVYLYHCRHILGGFRHDRASDRPDYFALAQQVQATPDSVVV from the coding sequence ATGAATACGACTTACCAGCCGCGACCATGGATGAGCCCTCTGTTAATCGGGGCTGGTCTCTACAATTTGTTGTGGGCCCTGATCGCGATCGTGATCCCCAATAGAATGCTGGGCTGGCTGGGTGTGGAAACGACTGCGGTCTCCGTACATTTCTGGCAGTGTATCGGGATGATCGTTGGTGTGTACGGGATAGGCTATTTGATTGCCGCTCGTGGTCCTTACCGACACTGGCCAGTGACGCTGGTGGGACTTCTGGGAAAGATCTTCGGGCCGATTGGTTTTGCATTCGGTGTTGCGGGAGGGACGTTGCCGGCGTCACTCGGCTGGACAATTGTGACCAATGATCTGGTCTGGTTGATTCCGTTTGCCATGATTTTGTGGGGCGCTGTGCGCTACCACCAGGCGATGTCATCGGCATACGACATGCCCGAAGCTGATGATCCTATTCGGGAATTGAGCACCAACGATGGCAGACGTCTGGATGATCTGGCAGATCAACAGCCACAGCTTGTTGTTTTTCTGCGAGATACGGGCTGCATGTTTTGTCGCGAAGCATTGGCAGACATTTCAGCCCAGCGGACTCAGATTGAGGCGGCTGGATGTGGTATTGTTCTTGTCTATCCTGGCGAGGATGACCCCAATCATGTTTTTTCCGGGTACAACATGCACGATGTTCCAAGAATTAGCGATCCGTCGTTGCGGTTGTATCGTCAGTTCGGCCTGGAACTTGGCGCCTTTGCAGAATTGTTAGGCCTGCGTGTGTTGGTCAGGGGGCTGTTCGCCGGTTTACTGCATGGACATGGTATTATCCGTCGCAACACTTTTCAGATGCCTGGTGTGTACCTGTACCATTGTCGTCATATTCTTGGCGGTTTTCGGCATGATCGTGCTTCGGACAGGCCGGACTATTTTGCCCTGGCACAACAGGTTCAGGCGACGCCTGATTCAGTCGTTGTCTGA
- a CDS encoding sigma-70 family RNA polymerase sigma factor, giving the protein MVHDRAPTDSKILIRRFSVIFDSILGVCGHSKAEVELADPDIQFIPNDSFKSASERDFQEIDGVLYAAEAGRPGPLDPGQAAETFLSALENSRLLSFEGEQFLFKKLNFLRFRASALQTTLHAKNRPSAKKLKEVSRLLADAEKTREEIARANLRLVVSIAGKQASSEDEREEFVAEGNAILLNAIDKFDFARGYRFSTYVTHAVQRHLYRLMNRRNRQKRREVTEKELLLSNASTDDTDIPTPEDITAAADSILTQLDKLLDPRECAIVRGRFGLVPSGRGQSLRELGEELGISKERVRQILQKSIEKLGRVAQPFEATFGPK; this is encoded by the coding sequence GTGGTTCATGATCGGGCCCCCACCGACTCCAAAATACTGATTCGAAGGTTTTCCGTTATTTTTGATTCCATTTTGGGTGTTTGTGGTCACTCAAAAGCTGAGGTTGAGTTGGCTGATCCGGACATTCAGTTCATTCCGAATGACAGCTTTAAGTCAGCATCGGAACGTGATTTTCAGGAAATTGACGGAGTCCTGTATGCTGCCGAAGCTGGCCGACCGGGCCCGCTCGACCCAGGTCAGGCAGCGGAAACATTTCTGAGTGCACTGGAAAACAGTCGATTATTGTCATTTGAAGGTGAGCAGTTTCTGTTCAAGAAACTGAACTTTCTGCGATTTCGCGCCAGTGCCCTTCAGACAACTCTGCACGCGAAAAATCGACCTTCTGCGAAAAAGTTAAAAGAAGTGTCGCGATTGCTTGCTGATGCCGAAAAGACACGGGAGGAAATTGCACGGGCAAACCTGCGACTGGTGGTATCGATCGCAGGGAAACAGGCTTCTTCAGAGGATGAACGTGAAGAGTTCGTTGCTGAAGGAAATGCGATTCTGCTGAATGCGATCGACAAGTTTGATTTTGCCCGAGGATATAGATTCAGCACCTATGTAACCCACGCGGTTCAGCGACACCTCTATCGATTGATGAATCGGCGAAACAGGCAGAAACGGCGAGAAGTGACTGAAAAGGAGCTGCTGTTATCAAATGCTTCGACAGATGACACCGACATTCCGACTCCCGAAGACATCACCGCGGCGGCTGACAGTATTCTGACTCAGTTAGACAAACTGCTTGATCCGCGAGAGTGTGCCATTGTGCGTGGACGGTTTGGGCTTGTCCCGTCCGGGAGAGGTCAGTCGTTGCGCGAACTGGGTGAAGAACTGGGAATCAGCAAGGAACGAGTTCGGCAGATTCTTCAGAAGAGTATTGAGAAACTTGGAAGGGTGGCCCAACCGTTTGAAGCAACGTTTGGGCCTAAATAG